The window ATCATTGCCACTTCTAACTCTTACAAACTAATCTTTTCACCAAGCTTGAATAACCTAGTATTCTTTATCCCACCAAGCTAATGTTGGCtctatacaaattaaaatattttttgtttggttggctcactaattaaattttaatcatcttACAAGAAgatacaaaatttaagcacttagtcttttctctcaaggtgttttgagagattttcaAACTTTACAATAATATACAGAAAGTTTTTTacgtaaaaaaatttgaatgttaGCTCGTAAGTTTGTAACCCATTATCTTCAAAGTTTCTTGTATTTATAGGCTTTCTTCTTCAAGTGCGTGTTGTCTCCAAATGGATATTTTTCTTCACTTCAGCTTGCATCTAAAGATTGTGATCATTGGAGCATTTAATGCACGTCCCCTTCATGCTGGAAAACCACTCTTGTTAGCTTTCTTCAGGAACACTTCAATAGGAAACCACTTCCTTTTCATCAGAGCAGGTTTGTCACAACAGTGCACATCTTTTGATACTAGTTGAAAAACTTTAAAGTGCTTGGACTTCATTTATTATTCATGAGATTTGACAGATCCTAAGAGAATATCTCGTAAGACAAATCCTGCAAAACGAATCTCAAgcacaaaatattaaatgaaaccTTAAATGATCATTTAATGTTGTATCAAATCATGAGATATCTTTGTTTCTGTTTGGAACTTCAGACGCTAATCCATGAAGTATGGTTTGATATCTCATAAGACACAGATTTTaacctttatatttatttatatctaatCACAATAATTAAGGGTATTGATTCATCTTAAGACACAAATGTCTTTTGATTTAACAgttcttttccaaaaaaaaaattacctatccTCTTATGTTTCAATTGATGCCTAAGGATAGTATGTGATTTTTGTTGTATGCTTGTCATTATTGATACCTTGAAGTGTTTGTTTGCTGAATGTGTATTGTGTAGTCATAGGTGTTACGTATATGTAATAATGACAAGCCTAATAAGTTACAAGTCATCCATGTTGTGTGCGTGCGTGCGTGTGTGATGGAAATCGTTAGGACTGTCGTCATTGCTCACATCCCTTACCATATGCAAGCATATTTCAAGGTAAATGTGAGTGGCTTTCCTATCTTCTTTTGTATGAATGATGATAAGTCATGGGTAGATTGAAGGACCTTaggtttaagttttttaatcttGGACGAGTTATGAATATCCCAAATCACTTGATTAATTAGGTAATGATGTTTGAATTGCTATTATGTTTTATCCCTTTTTGATGTTCTTGTGAAATTGGGGATTTAAGAATGGTTGAATGATTGATAAATTGACGTGTATGCTCTCGTTGGTAATTTCAGAGCATGGGAGTGAGTTTGCATAGTTACATGTAGTAAGATGTTAATATTGGCGGGGGAGAGCCCGGCCATGAAAGGTTTCTCTTGTCTAAATTTGCAACCTGCAACTATTCAAAACACAATCATGATTTAATAGATTAAACTACATATTTAATAGATTAAATCAAAACCATTGTAACTGAGatcttttattctcttctaATTTAACATACTAAATTGtgaattaaaaagatttaaatcAAAACCCTTGaaattgagttttttatttttcatttatattttaacaaattaaatcaagtatttaacaaattaaattgtaattctCTAAAAGTAAGTTTTTGTATTCGCTCTGTTATCATATATTAAACTGAGTATTTAACAGTTAAACCGAATATCCTTGAAAATGAGTTTTTGCATTCACTTCTGTTTTAATGGATTAAACcacatttttaacatatttaaatcaCTGTGactttatttatagaaataatccaatttaaaaaaaaaatcatcataataGAATAATAGATGGAAAAATTTTGAATATAGAACTttcagttatttataaaaataataaatggacgattatttaaaatttaagtaaaagaATCTTTTTCGCAAAAAATTTAATGACacgttatttataaaaataacataaaattaactttatcaATGGATTTTTGAAAATGACAATAGTGTGGTGAGAAAGCGTTTAACAATATATatggaatatttatttatttatgaaaataataatttgacaatcaatttaatttaaaaacaataatagatTAATATGacattaaaatatgtatatttacagaaaaagttttaaaaaattatataccaaGTCATATTCTTTTAGTTTCATCACCTTTACCTTTATTAAAATGACTTTCATTACCTTTATTATCTTTACCTAttagaaataaataacattgattaaaatgggaagcaagaaaaatagagaaaaaaattgtaccAAAAGATGATAAGTGTATCAATAATTTTAGTAAATGATGTTTTATcataggcttaaatatatttttaatcctttaaatttgaataattattcttttaatttttcaaaaataaattatttttattagttcctCAAATTTTCTCTTTGTTCATAATTTCACACTTTATGGTGATTTTTAACcatcaaaacttatttttttaaaataatttatgacgaTTTTAAACCgtcaaaatttttatttgtatggtTTGGTgacctttttcatattttagtaattttaaagaagaaaaataaagcatGAAAGTTGAGTTGTGATTTTTTCATATTCTGATAGTTTTaaattgtcataaattattttaaagaaaacaaatttaaaaaaatcctgACAATGTAAAATTCTCACAAATTGTCACAATATTAACAAAAAGAATGAGAGAGGTCAAAAGtaacttttcaaaaatttgataaactattaaaaatagaatatttttattaattacccaaatttaaaggactaaaaatgtatttaaacctttatcataatatagatatagatatatcTAGTTTCTTTTATCCTTAAAGCTATGCTACTTTGATAATGTTTTTAGTCTAGACCACAAGTATCCTTCCTTAATTGAAGATAATCTTCCTCAAACCTAGTAGAACCACTAATTAATTTAAGAcaaatgctaacaagtgtccttAGAGCATtggttaagaaactaaaaggaaaaaagtttTTGTTAGGATGCGCAAAATTATATTGTCCATggcttttttttatgttctcttatgatctttacaataaatatttttttttaattctttaaccaaTGACCTAAGGACACTGGTTAACAACAtccttatttaattagtttaactAATAAACACAAGGAGGTTTACCGTAACTCACGCACCTTGTTCAACCAACTAAACTAAATTTCTTGATTGACTTATTGCTTGATAGAGTAAATCAAACACTCGATAATTTTTTACTGGGTCAATGACTATAATAACATCTCTTTACATTTTACAATTTGATGTTACATAGAGACAAATCAGTATGTGAAAGTAGATGATCTATGGTCTCTAGTCATTGTTCAAACTGAAACTTGTAATTCATCAAGCTGTTCGTAGAACAAAGCATGAAAATGTATATCATTTGACTGTTTCTTTGATTGCATTTACAAGTATCAGAAATAATGTACATATAAGCAGCAGTAACCCTGTATTTCCAATGTCAGTACCAACAAATTTGCCTTTCCTTAGTTCTTTTGATGCATGAAGATTGCAAAGCATGAATTGTTTCAATACTAAGCCAAAAGATCTTTTGCAGACTGGCCATTTTGACAAGCATCCCTTCTTTTACCAGCACCTAGCATCACCATTCCTcccaacaaaaacaaagaacaaTGTCTAATATAAGTTCTCCTAATTAACCATACACAGAATGGTTGTTTAGTTTCCTATATTCAATTATCCAACCTCCTTTTGGAAATATACAAGTACTGCTCTAGTACCTTTTCAGAAAACTTCTAATACGAACTAAGAACCATGTTTTTAGAAGTGTTTTGTGCTTTCTCCAACCATTGAAGTACTTACCAATCACCTTTTTGTAACTAGGCCTTTGCTGAACCAAAATCCAGTACTCAGCAATGTTTGGCCTTCCAGTTATGTACTCATTCTCTAAATCCAAGAGTTTCAAACGAACTAATACTGGAATGAGCATCACATCTGCCATGGTAAACTCTTGACCTGCCAAATAAGGTGTTTCACTCAGCTGCCTCTCCACCTCATCAAGCAGTATAACCAAATGCTCCTTGCTCCTTCTCAAAACATCTGCTTCTTTCAATTTCTCTTCAGTCTCATAGGCTTCTTTCAACTTCCTATGGTAATCACTTGCTAATTCGGGCGACTCTGACATGCGAGCAATCGCCACTTGCCTTATGAACTTGGAAACATAAAGGCGGTATTTCTCAGGTATGTGTGAAAGTGTGAAAAACTTGGGGTCCCAGTCATGTATCTTCTGCATCCATTCAACCACTTCCCTGCTACTGGCACTGATACTCTCAACCCCTGAGGAAACCACAGCAATTCTTTCTATGTACCTGAACATTCAATGCAACTGTAAAACTTTTGTGTGTAACATAAATATTTGAAAGTAAACACAAATTGTACACACTCTTCAATCTTAGTGTGCAGAAGGCTCAATAATTAGTTAAGCTTTATCAAGAAACAATACAAAACACCCAATTATAAGGTTTTCAAAACAGGGTCTGCAACTGCAATTTCAGCAGCAATGTCAAGGTTTTTGGACACTCGGCAACTGCAATTACGCTGCATCGGCCACATTTATCTACAATTTCCCACTACAGCAAACATTGCAACGAAACTGTGTCCAAAACCGCAATTTAAAACGTTGCCATTATCTAAAGTGCATACACAATATTCTGCTTTTAAGGGAATTGGTTTTGGAGTAATGAGATGAAGAGAGCAGCTTGATCAGCAATCAATTTTTTCAACTGTTAATTCTTTGgtaatttcaatttcaagtgcGACATAACTGTTCAAAAGTAAATTCCATTCATGCACATCTATTCATATAAGTAGAAATAAATAGAATGATACAAAAAGGGCGTGAGTGAAGAATAGGGCATACTGGATTATATCAATAGTATTGTAAATGATGTGAGAGCCATTTTGGAAAACCGGAACCCTTCCATGGCGATTCATCTTGAAGAAAGAGGAATCCAAGTTCTTGCCAGTTATCGGATTGACATGGTGGGATGTATAATCTACACCCTCCTCCTCCAATGCAAATCTCACCCTCTGGCTGTCCAAATCCAACGGATGATGATATAACTGCATTTTCT of the Glycine max cultivar Williams 82 chromosome 13, Glycine_max_v4.0, whole genome shotgun sequence genome contains:
- the TCHQD2 gene encoding glutathione S-transferase TCHQD-like isoform X1, with product MQLYHHPLDLDSQRVRFALEEEGVDYTSHHVNPITGKNLDSSFFKMNRHGRVPVFQNGSHIIYNTIDIIQYIERIAVVSSGVESISASSREVVEWMQKIHDWDPKFFTLSHIPEKYRLYVSKFIRQVAIARMSESPELASDYHRKLKEAYETEEKLKEADVLRRSKEHLVILLDEVERQLSETPYLAGQEFTMADVMLIPVLVRLKLLDLENEYITGRPNIAEYWILVQQRPSYKKVIGKYFNGWRKHKTLLKTWFLVRIRSFLKRY